The DNA segment CGGTAGTGATTCCCATTCACTGTAAAGTACGGGTCTTAATCattacggcccaatgacgccgacGGCTCATAAACCGCACCCAACCGTATATTTTTCGGGATGTAAAGATGACTCTTGGAGTacatgtggattgctgcctgaccaataacgctatttcaagttgttgctcagcccaattctcGCACATACGATGATTCttgtggtcaagcggcttcagttcttgcgtcaatttgatctggtgaggttgtaggccaagatctttttgtaaaattcgccacaacgatgtcacagagatgcccaaagcttgagaacgacgtgtgagagactgatttgggtcttcctcaattgatgcgctagtggcagcaatattctcgacaatACGggtacttctttgtctcactggcacggaaacatgttgtactgtgcctgtgcattcaaattttttcactgcacgctcaattgttgatctgacaggacgattatgacgatcaTAAATTGGACGcaacgcatttaaagttgaggccactgactccgaatttcggtagtaaattttaataattcagaCTCGTTGTTTGATGTTAAAAGAGCAGGAAGAAATATGgagtcgtttgctgtccctatcggtctacttttgtagcgtctttattgaaaaaacccgttataagtaaagctttaattgaaaatgaacTAATTACCACATACAATTTAAGACATGTATCCATTCAATCCATccatttattttgataaatttgatAATTCTGACTCAGAAGAAAATCACTTGAATATGATGTTCTTGTACGCCCTCGAAATTGTATTCTTTCTTTTAAAATGCCATCGTCCTTGGTAGTATTGTCTATTAAGACTCATAGTagactacatatacatacataattgttaGTAACGAAATTACTGATAATGAAAGAACACTAATTCCTTTGTAGTTCTGCGATGCTGTCAGGCAGCAAATTCTACTTAAAACTCGCTGCAGTGAAATTTCCATTACAATCAGACTCTTCGATTACTTTAGCACTTGAAATAACAAAACTGTCTGTATGTAGTTGATAAATCAATTATATTGCGCTCGTTGAACAATCGCAGAGAGAATAGAGATGATAGTAGCAGAAACAGGATTTTAGTAGTATAGTTCGAAATGTAGTTACGGGTTTCTCAGGTTgtgtattttttaagttttaatttaggCATTTTTTAGCAAAGATTTTAGTGGTTTATGACAACATAAGATACCCTTATGTAGGGAGTAACGTATCTAAGAGGAAACTGGTTCTACCTTATTATAGTTTTTCTTATTATTGGAGCAAAACTGTTACatagtatgtaaaaaaaaatttatttattgaacatAATTCTCATTGTTGCTATACTTAAATATCTTTCTTTGAACGCGTTGCGGTCATTCGATAGATTATCGAGTTCCTTCCGGGATCCATATTCATCAAAGCCAAAATAATAGCATATATAGATAAACTGAACGCAACCATGAACCAaagaataatattgaatataattgCATAATTTTCGTCATAGCGTGGTGGAATGTTGTAATGCTTCTGTCAAATAGATAAGAAATGGTTAAAGAGAAGCtaattttcatgaaataatAATCTAAGACTTACATGATCCATTGGATCGACTGTTATTATAGTGCTAACATTCTGACCAACCGCTTCCAATGCCTCCAAGTCTGGGCCGTAGGTCAGAATGCAAAAGAAATTATCCTTCCACAAATCTTTGAGTTTTGCGAACACATCGCTCAGCTTGGAAAAGTCTAAGGCAGTTTTTTTATTCCAGAAGTGTAGGCCTACAAAATTCTTCACTTTAATGTCGACTCCTAGCTTCTCAATAACGTCTGTGGTTAAAAGATTTTGCAGCTCGGGCACCATCTCTGCGACTCCGGGCGCTCTGTCTGCAGTCaacattttcttcaaatattcatACTACAAATACAATGTTTTCTAAATCAAATctcttttgctatttttccaaATATCTTACTTCCATATTCTTGGATGTTTTATAAAATTCCAGGTTTGTTGAagacttttcaaaatttaggaTATTCCTCAGCGATGTACCTGGAATACGACCCTCAACTGAATATTTCACTATAGTGCCCAGCACTGAGTAGTCTGCTGTGCTATTGAGCTTCGCTGTCACCACAAGTGCTAACTTCGGcattttgaaaacgtttttgATACTCATTGCATAAAATTCTGCGCCCGCTGAAGCAGACTCTCCTACAATTGCCATTAATATGTGCTTCACTTGCTTTATTGGTATTGGGACTGCGGTCTCTTCGAAGGCCAAACCCTCCGGATAGCTCATTGGTATGAAATCATCCGCGACaacttttgaaaagaaaaaggcACTTAGTTCAGTATCTTCTCTCCAATCGCTTTAGAAATTTCGTATTTGCATACGTACCTATACTCATTAGTTTGATCAGAAAGCCCAATATTATCCAAATATTCCccattagttttattttgaaaatcagaaaaattagCTACAATCAAAATGACAAATAAAAACGAACGAATTGTTCCAGATAATTCATTCGATATGAGAACGTAAAATTTTACTTAGAAACCTAAGTTCTTTAGCCTCTAAGTATAAACATATTACATAACCTTATTCAGTGGTACTTGGccattatttacttaattattttttcaagcgtgatccatttcgaggttccatactttttaaagaaaagaagagaaatatgggccaaaccgttgttttttcagtaagaaatgacagctcttaaatctcttcaggttgctcttcatctcAAATTTGTCAATTTTGCctctttacatacccattgagccagcaATGAGTCTTATCGTTGGACAacatttggctcgaaaacgtcggatcttcttggaacttttcaagagccaataAAGCggagcgatgtcgcttggaaaggtcgaacggattcagtttttgcacaagctctactttgtacgctttcaatttaagatatcgccaagttgttccatacgtcaaaccgagttgctgcgaacggcgccgaatcgactcaccacggtcttcgtatatactctcagctacggctgctatattttctttactgtgtGCTgcacgtggtctattcggtcgaactCTTCTACTTATCTTAAACCTCTTCATCTTGATACCAATCTTGCAAGGGTTTTCTTTACATTCAACAGGTGGCAAAACTTATAGAACTATCTAAAAACATTGGCCATGACTGACAAAAAGGGCAAGGCCTAATCCGAACTTCCATAGATTTGTAACAAGCCTCGGTAGAAATGACCTTCGGCGAATTTTGGATTTTTCCGTTTCGGTTCACTTTGGGAGCGCCATTCTCTAGATTGTTGTTTCGTTATATCAGTAAGGTTGAATGTAGGTTTCCTCTCCCCGGCGCCCTCTACCCAACGtagtttatgtaaaatattaaggTCTTTCGGTATTAGTCTGGCATTGACACACCGGAATTAAACCATTAAATTTCCAAAGAGCTCCAGAATTTCGACTTCTTTAAGACATTTTATCGACTTTTACTACCAAATCagattatattaataattttataagacGTATTGCGAATATTACAAATCAAGTTTGGCTTTCCTTGGTATACATTTCTGTACTCAAATGGAGTTATTATATTCAAGTTATAACTCAGCTATTTGATCTCCCGGTATTTAAAATTCTCCCATTTTGACTCGAcacttttatgaaataaaatagcgGTATCTTCAACTTTCATTTCTTGTGCTTAATAATAATACTTACTGTACCAGTCTAAGCTCTTAAGTTCTAAAACTGAGCACATTACAATTTATTATGTTAATCACTTAAATGGAAGCGTAAGTTTGTCTCTGTTAATGCTAATGCTACTACGTCCATAAATCAATTTATCGCATGCAAAGCACACTTAAGGGATGCACTCGAATAAGCAGCGGCAGCGATGGAGGCAGCGATGGAGGCAACACAAGAGACAATATGTCAAATGCAGAGTACTCTAGCGCCGATACTACATGCAAATGCGctcgtaaatatttatgtacgtatttaGTTGCCTTCGCCTTTGGTAAGGTTTCTGCGACAGCGACACTTGCTGAGTGAGTGCCCCTTGCTGCCATCGATTCTCCGATGCAAATCGATGCATCAATGCAAAGGACAGGCGCAAGCCGTAAATAGCTTAGCTATGTGCATTATTGAAAGCTGTCACGGTTGccgctattattgttgttgctactatacatatattgttgctgctgttgcacaATGTCAATTGAACACCAACAAGTTGTTGCTGTCgctgttgtttatttattaaggaACATGTCGCACGCATACATGCATAACTAACCACTTTGAGTATAACGGCCCATAAATAACGACGTTGACATCGTAAACATGTCTGTGGATTGCTAAGCATTGCATTTCATTCGAGAGTGATCAATAGCAAAGGCCCGAAAACTGACTTAAGCGCTCTGAGTTCTAATGGAATGTCTATCTTATGGTTTTAGATaagaatacatttttatttttaatgaatggTATCGATATTTTATCGTTATCGGTTATTGTCACATTTTGCATTGAAATTCGCAACgcgtatgtaatatttttaagtcgGGCGACAGAAAATGCATTGTTGGCACATGATGCAATCATATTACATCCCTGGCGGCTTAACCCCCTTAGCAAATAAGGTGAAAAAGTTGTATCTCCTGAGACCTGAAACATTTATCCATTCCTTCTTCGTCCCTCAAAGTTGCATGTGCATGAGCAAGTAGAGGGTTGGATAGTGGAAGGAGATGAATTGCATATAACTTTTGATTGATTGCGGCGCAAGTTACAGCATGACATAAAACATtacaatttattgcattttcatttCCTTTGGGAATGTATTTCCGATTCGATGCATTGATAGCAGCCTcatctaaatatatatgtttatattcaaATTAGTTCGTATAAAAGTATGTTCTCCTATCTACATGCTTGATAAGCTCAAATACTGGTTGCTTCTGAATATTTACATAACCTATCTAAATGTAttctgattttttcataaaagtcaGAAATTCGAGACgatttttcgagaaaattttgttatcaaaaatgttattcCTTCTAACAAtacctgaaaaatatatatagaagtcgtgtaaaaatttcaagataATAGCCTCAGTCGCTCCGTAGAGATTTTCCTAACCaacgtttcgagaaaaatgtgtttaaagcTTTCGGAGCCGATTACACttagttaaaaaattcttacaaatataCGCACATATCTCCGAAATTCTTTGCCGAATCAACTTAAGGACTTACATGGGTTTCCTGGATAAaaaaccgtattttttaaacaatgtttttctcatataaaaatgaaatattttattaaaaattgttattgttacaaACGTATACTATTATggtaacaaagaaattctgaaattttgaaaaaaaaatttaaacttcgccattgcgacgccatttctcggaaaaaagatgcacctgcgttggcaggataactccttacaggatcatctagaGTTAAAAATAGGTTAAGTCCTTAACTTAGAAcatggacgaagaaaaaaagctgaaaattggatttttggcagacctttataaaaaaattaaaatttcaatgaaaatttccagaagtttttttttcaaatagttgtaatcggaAAATaatcttcgtccaagtctttaagaattgtatctcaaagacatgtgtaaaattacatgaagatcggttgagtagttctcgacttcttgccaaccgacttcaaaaagtttcgtgaaaaacgcgtttaaagacggcgcatttAACCTCACAAGTTCTcgaggctgtatctccgaaactattacttggaTCAACTCGAAAGTTGAGGACAATATTTTAGGGGTGTTGTATAAttcaataagacaataaaaaaaattcattttttgatACCCGTAAACCCATGCAACGCCATAAAATTTAcggagaatattttcaattaatctagtaattaaatatatatgtaaattcaaaAGCGTCTTAACAAAAAAGACTAATATCTAGAAATAATACCAAAAACTACCTTTTTtactaaaaagtttaaaagttgaaattaagTTGAAGACATAATGATAAAGAAACAACCAAAAAATCTCAAAGCAAcgctattttacatttttttatttgaaatacgaaaatacataTCTGCTTTGATCTGTGGCCAACCAGTATGACCCCTTCAAACCACCAGCTGTTAAGTTTCATTTAATACAAACAATATGTTTTTAGCAACATTTATATGCATGTAGGTTAATTGGCAGACACACAGATAGAGCTTGTTACAATTCTTTTGTTTCCTTTGGGCTTATAAAGCGGATGAGTGAAAAGCAATTTGCTGCATTGCATCAAAAATGGCGCAGGAATGTCAGCAAAACACAACAGCAGCAGTGGGAAGTGCAGCAAAAGCAATGGACTGAAAACTCGAaactaaatgaaaatgaaaagatgacagtggcagcaacagcaccaacaacaccaacaacaccaaaaacaactGTGACGACAAGTAACAAGTACAACAATTGCGGAGAAACAGTGCCACTGAATGCGGCTGCACAGTTTTATGATTACTTTGGCATGTgttcaaaaaagtaaattacaGTTATCTCTGAAAATGTTCCAAATGATAAAAATTGGGTTACTTAAAAATGATGGtaacccaatttttttttgttttatttcattgtctgcatttataaataatccaatttctattttttgtttga comes from the Bactrocera neohumeralis isolate Rockhampton chromosome 2, APGP_CSIRO_Bneo_wtdbg2-racon-allhic-juicebox.fasta_v2, whole genome shotgun sequence genome and includes:
- the LOC126766164 gene encoding ATPase H(+)-transporting accessory protein 2-like, giving the protein MGNIWIILGFLIKLMSIVVADDFIPMSYPEGLAFEETAVPIPIKQVKHILMAIVGESASAGAEFYAMSIKNVFKMPKLALVVTAKLNSTADYSVLGTIVKYSVEGRIPGTSLRNILNFEKSSTNLEFYKTSKNMEYEYLKKMLTADRAPGVAEMVPELQNLLTTDVIEKLGVDIKVKNFVGLHFWNKKTALDFSKLSDVFAKLKDLWKDNFFCILTYGPDLEALEAVGQNVSTIITVDPMDHKHYNIPPRYDENYAIIFNIILWFMVAFSLSIYAIILALMNMDPGRNSIIYRMTATRSKKDI